Genomic segment of Panicum virgatum strain AP13 chromosome 9N, P.virgatum_v5, whole genome shotgun sequence:
GCTTCAAGTAATGAAATCCGAGCGGTTGCTTGTGTTGGAAAAAAAAACCATTCTATAGTTATCCTCATGCATTAGTGTCTATTTGTAGCTGACATGATGATTCCTCACAGATGGTCTTCAAGGGCGGTGCGGTCATTTGCGATGGCAGAGCTGGAGGCTCGGAAGATGAGGTATCCTACAACAGGCACTGAGGGGCTCCTCATGGGCATTCTTGTTGAAGGTGGGGCAAGGGATCTTAGATTTTCTTTTCACCACTAAAGTTTACTTTTTCGCTAATGGATGATATACTAGCCTCTAGGTTGTAGTGACAGTTTTTAGCCTACCAAGAAACCTGAATGCATCATTGACTACATAGGATTGTAGGAGCCTTTGTGGGTTTGAAGATGCATTTTGTATATGGTTTATGCCGCTAAATTTTTTTTCTGTAACGATAAAGAGATAAAAACTGCGCACTATATCCACATGCTTGATAAATATGAGCAGTGAGCCAGTGACTCAAATCTACTGGATGCTGAATAGTATAGAAACCTTAAGGCCAGAGCAATGAACTGCTCTATATACTGGATCATTATTGGCTTAGTAATGTAGTTGTCTAGGTCTTATAGCATTTATATATGTATAGATGTTGTAACGACTTAAAAAGCTTCTACTTATGGGGAATCATGTGAAGCCAACATTTTACCATATCGTGACTCCCTGGCTTCATAGTGTGAAACCCATATCTGGTTCAAGATGTAGGAACATTTTTACCTTTTGACCTATCTCGCTGATTGTAGAGGTACTGCTCATGACCACTGTACTGTATCCAAAAGAACATTCACATGCTTAAAAGGAGCCTCTTAGATCTTATATCAGCAGTCCTAGCTGACTTGTGATGTTGTTGATGGTGTATCCTTTATTATCTTTAGAATTGGCACCTAAGTTCTAAAGCTATAATCAGTCCACAAGTTTTGATAGGCAATGGGAATATGCTAGTTTTACCATGACAGCGCCAACTTTGAGCTAACACTCATTATTCTTTACCAATTTGCTTGAGCCACTAGTCCATTATTTTCAGGAACTAGCGGTGCGGCAAAACTTTTGCGTGCTAATGGAATCACACTTCTCAAAGTGCGTGAGGAGGCAGCAAATGTGCTTGGGAAATCAGAAATGTTTTATTTTAGTCCTATGCATCCACCATTGACAAAAGCTGCACAACAAGCTCTTGATTGGGCTGTCAATGAGAAACTGAAGTCAGGTAATTTCTGTTCAACATACGAACTTCCATTGTTGTTCATCTCTCAGTTTTATATCAAGAAATTGCAAAATTGTATGTATGTAGTGTCGCCTCCTGATTGCACAATTTAATTTGCTTATAATATTCCAGTATATACACACAAGCAAGAATGAACTAATCTTTTCTCAATCCAAAAGTCCTTCCATTGCATTGCATAGTCTATTTTACCTCCAGATTCCCTGATTCCTTAGGCATGCTGTTTGGCCCTATTATTTACAGGAGGTATCTAGTTGTCAACTAACCTTCGCAGCAACTTAGTTTCAAGGCATACATATGTGTTCCAGTGTCGGGACTACGGTGCCCATCATTTATTCAACAATATGCCTGTTACAGGAGACTGTAAAAAAGGGTCCTCCACTCGTGGTTTAGGAATGTTTTTCCGCCAGCATTAAGGGTTCCTAGTCATTGTGGATTCTGAAATTTTGTCTTGTTCATATAACATAGATTAAATACACAAATATTTCACAACACACAATATCTGCCTATACACTACCTATAAACCCTGCTAAGTGCTAACCTATGTTACACCGATTCCGACACGCGTGTCGGACACGATACACGATATGTGTTGGACACGGCGATTCATCATTTTCCTAAAAGTAGCGACACTGCGAtacaaaaaatataataaaaataaaaataaaatagaatAGCAATTAACAGTACATAAAGCAAAGTAAAATATGGTTCTAACGTCCAAATTCGAATCTAAGCAAGCAATCAACCATACGGCAACAGAACACAACAGCAGTACAGCGTACAGGAGTTCAATCAAAGTTATTACAAGCCAACGTTCTAATTTAATTAAAAGACAGCAATAAGATAACTTCTTCCTCAG
This window contains:
- the LOC120690252 gene encoding ATP-dependent Clp protease ATP-binding subunit CLPT1, chloroplastic-like isoform X3 — its product is MATAAQAAAVFLSFLSSSPSHHSAPSSVSLGATPVLPVSLRVAAAAGPRLSSPLRGRRISAVIAQLPTAHPEVSNGDKKIRWSSRAVRSFAMAELEARKMRYPTTGTEGLLMGILVEGTSGAAKLLRANGITLLKVREEAANVLGKSEMFYFSPMHPPLTKAAQQALDWAVNEKLKSAQHSTI